In a single window of the Candidatus Flexicrinis proximus genome:
- a CDS encoding class I SAM-dependent methyltransferase yields the protein MTSQYWDEKVQDVEEHVLKGWLDWEFVEEEYIRPQVSGDATIGYLQHFINTQIGPQPVERALSLGCGGGNLERALIALNATKHFDAYDVSQRSIELAKEYAAKDGLQDRITYEARDINRIVLPENAYDFVIVKMALHHFEKLEYVYEQIAASLKPGGVLVFNEFIGPSRYQWTDTQLKLMNGVLNTLPKKNTWSAWSKDYLKTISRPSLGEMIAMDPSESVRSAEIMPRLRDYFDIIEFKPYGGTLLHILLNHIMATFDLNDAGQVALLRSVFLHEKALIEHGVIDSDFAYVVARPKSGIELRGRVVADAPARVVPAVIRPQITADEARARISKVENWYHRIEVFPGIVTPGMGDSEAHRQRFDALGMPQDATGMRVLDIGCADGYFSFLMEKRGADEVVAIDYRDAKSSGFSVAQEMLASKVTYHVENVYDLTPEKYGRFDLVLFFGVLYHLRNPLLALDRIRQIMNPGGLLFVESQIIDTATLMPDGTFKALNDLSPALSAIPLWQFYSRDSLHKDATTKWAPNITGLRQVVEEAQFKVTATTVYGPRGGLRAEAVFDSRLEYFRAIDTGTRAF from the coding sequence ATGACATCGCAATACTGGGATGAGAAAGTACAGGATGTTGAAGAGCACGTCCTCAAGGGCTGGCTCGATTGGGAGTTCGTTGAAGAGGAATACATCCGTCCGCAGGTTTCGGGCGACGCAACAATCGGTTATTTGCAGCATTTCATAAACACGCAGATCGGGCCACAGCCTGTCGAGCGGGCGTTGAGCCTGGGCTGCGGCGGTGGGAACCTGGAACGCGCGCTGATTGCGCTGAACGCCACGAAACACTTCGATGCATACGACGTAAGCCAGAGGTCGATCGAACTGGCGAAGGAATATGCGGCGAAAGACGGGCTGCAGGATCGGATCACCTACGAGGCGCGCGATATCAATCGCATTGTGCTGCCGGAAAACGCCTACGATTTTGTAATCGTCAAAATGGCGCTGCATCACTTTGAGAAGCTGGAATATGTCTACGAACAGATCGCGGCTTCATTGAAACCCGGCGGCGTGCTGGTATTCAACGAGTTTATCGGCCCGTCGCGGTACCAGTGGACTGATACGCAGTTGAAACTGATGAATGGGGTCCTAAATACACTGCCCAAGAAAAACACCTGGAGTGCCTGGTCGAAAGATTATCTGAAGACTATCAGCCGCCCCAGCCTTGGCGAAATGATTGCCATGGATCCGTCCGAGTCGGTACGGTCTGCTGAGATCATGCCAAGACTTCGCGATTACTTCGACATCATCGAGTTCAAGCCCTACGGCGGCACACTGCTTCATATCCTGCTCAATCACATCATGGCGACGTTTGACCTGAACGATGCGGGCCAGGTAGCATTGCTTCGCAGCGTGTTTCTGCACGAGAAAGCACTGATTGAGCACGGCGTGATTGACAGCGACTTTGCCTATGTGGTGGCCCGTCCCAAAAGCGGGATCGAACTGCGCGGGCGTGTTGTGGCGGATGCGCCGGCGCGAGTGGTTCCGGCCGTTATCCGACCGCAGATCACCGCCGACGAGGCCCGCGCCAGGATCAGCAAGGTGGAAAACTGGTATCACCGGATCGAGGTGTTTCCGGGGATCGTTACGCCGGGCATGGGCGATTCGGAAGCGCACCGGCAGCGCTTTGACGCACTGGGGATGCCACAGGACGCCACGGGTATGCGCGTGCTCGACATTGGCTGCGCCGACGGGTATTTTTCGTTTCTGATGGAGAAGCGCGGCGCCGACGAAGTGGTGGCGATCGATTACCGGGATGCCAAGTCTTCCGGATTTTCGGTTGCCCAGGAAATGCTCGCCAGCAAGGTTACGTATCACGTCGAGAACGTATACGATCTGACCCCCGAAAAATACGGACGCTTCGATCTGGTACTGTTCTTCGGGGTCTTGTATCACCTGCGCAACCCGCTGCTGGCACTGGACAGAATACGGCAAATCATGAACCCGGGCGGCCTGCTGTTTGTCGAGTCACAGATCATCGACACCGCCACACTTATGCCGGACGGTACGTTCAAGGCGCTGAATGATTTGTCTCCTGCCCTCAGCGCGATTCCACTGTGGCAGTTTTACAGCCGTGACAGTCTGCATAAGGACGCCACGACTAAATGGGCACCCAACATCACTGGATTACGGCAGGTCGTCGAAGAAGCGCAGTTCAAAGTCACGGCCACTACCGTCTATGGACCGCGGGGTGGTTTGCGGGCGGAGGCTGTGTTTGACTCGCGTCTTGAGTATTTCCGGGCGATCGATACAGGCACACGAGCGTTCTGA
- a CDS encoding polysaccharide pyruvyl transferase family protein — protein sequence MLDANLLRLRQCVKDIQFTLVSQDPGYSRELYGADAVEPIGFLAEGSASDRANLARLQLAIEAARCKADGSKTTEEDLAINRIVDAIYASDGVLISGGGNLSSTWPQHIFERVAVIQIARILGKRIAVSGQTIGPNLSVAHLELIRDTLPSVDFLGARELDTFERSLQLGLPVGRLEYHVDDAMHLPGEPYEPAANLSQPFVAVTLHAFSSESDEDRALHSLAQQLEQIADYTKLRLVFIPHLRKVPGSKRFSDLRIGRKLADFMEEPDRMTVMDVGTGRRVAWLTRQASMVISSRYHPLVFGLGGAVPSLGLFTDEYTRVKLQGALEHADLQRWSMSMSSALSGALFETAKEMWDSHAEIRGGLAAYIEMWAALDDQYVQKMVEALGLTFAGADRYGQDSALTPEYRTSILAAGTWRSAADTPSTEVNRI from the coding sequence ATGCTCGACGCAAATCTCTTGCGTTTGCGTCAATGCGTGAAAGACATCCAGTTTACCCTCGTGTCACAGGATCCGGGCTATTCGAGAGAGCTGTATGGGGCTGATGCGGTGGAACCGATTGGGTTTCTGGCTGAGGGTTCCGCCAGCGATCGGGCAAATCTTGCGCGCCTGCAACTAGCGATTGAGGCGGCTCGCTGTAAGGCTGACGGCAGCAAAACCACGGAGGAGGACCTTGCGATCAACCGGATCGTGGATGCGATTTATGCGTCTGACGGCGTTCTTATTTCAGGGGGCGGCAACCTGTCGAGCACATGGCCCCAGCACATTTTTGAACGTGTCGCGGTCATCCAGATCGCCCGGATCCTGGGTAAGCGGATCGCGGTGTCAGGGCAAACGATCGGGCCGAATTTGTCGGTCGCGCATCTCGAGCTGATCCGTGACACCCTCCCCAGCGTCGATTTTCTGGGCGCACGGGAACTGGATACTTTTGAGCGATCACTGCAGCTTGGGTTGCCGGTTGGGCGACTCGAATATCACGTCGACGATGCCATGCATCTGCCCGGTGAACCCTATGAACCGGCAGCCAACCTGAGCCAACCGTTTGTGGCGGTAACCTTGCACGCGTTTAGCAGCGAATCAGATGAAGACCGTGCGTTACACTCGCTGGCACAACAACTTGAGCAAATTGCAGATTATACGAAGCTGCGGCTGGTATTTATCCCGCATCTGAGGAAAGTACCCGGCAGCAAGAGGTTCTCCGACCTGCGTATTGGCCGAAAACTGGCCGACTTCATGGAGGAGCCAGACCGGATGACGGTGATGGATGTCGGGACGGGCAGGCGCGTGGCGTGGCTGACGCGACAGGCCTCAATGGTGATCAGCAGCCGATATCATCCACTGGTCTTTGGGCTTGGGGGTGCTGTGCCCAGTCTTGGACTATTTACAGACGAATATACCCGAGTGAAGCTGCAAGGTGCGTTGGAACATGCCGATCTTCAACGATGGTCAATGTCCATGAGTTCGGCGCTGAGCGGCGCACTGTTCGAGACGGCGAAAGAGATGTGGGATAGCCACGCTGAAATCAGAGGCGGACTGGCTGCGTACATAGAGATGTGGGCTGCATTGGACGACCAGTATGTGCAGAAGATGGTCGAGGCGCTGGGGCTGACTTTTGCTGGTGCTGACCGGTACGGACAAGACAGCGCCCTGACCCCGGAATACAGAACTTCCATACTTGCTGCCGGAACGTGGCGTTCGGCTGCCGATACGCCTAGTACTGAGGTAAATAGGATATGA
- a CDS encoding sulfotransferase: MGIVQIEEISIASTEGSALLNRQIDLPRSGTSQSTYVIHIEGWLLTNGKKPKRLVMELGETRIRDVGSFIERPDVADYFGNVAGSVAAGFYADVDCVTFPENFVLTLRVVFDDASEAKIGTVRGRRSHPLPNHAPAIQPIAVYGSGRSGTTLLMRYLLNHPQVVAHNAYPYEIRMMSYQFHAMSIMKSRADHERSAHPDHFTDSEYSIGFNPYYSPGAYGETVARWFGGEYITELAKFCTRSIESFYKTLAAAQDKPGAEYFAEKVQPFAGRDLQWTLYPDSRALLIVRDPRDRHCSVSAFNKKRGQTGFGYERGLSEEQFVERTYNFFKFELAALARRPQQVKLVRYEDLILKPEETVSGILAHLRLDSRPACIRQVIAATGEADPRLQEHRTSEEGRSIGRWKSDLDPKIARYYAQCFGGVMAELGYEF, encoded by the coding sequence ATGGGAATCGTGCAGATTGAAGAGATTTCGATAGCGTCTACAGAGGGGAGCGCGCTGCTCAACAGGCAAATCGATCTGCCCAGATCTGGCACCTCTCAATCCACATATGTGATCCACATTGAGGGTTGGCTCCTGACGAATGGCAAGAAGCCTAAGCGCCTTGTGATGGAATTGGGCGAAACTCGGATTCGAGACGTCGGCTCGTTTATAGAACGCCCGGATGTGGCGGACTATTTTGGCAATGTTGCAGGATCTGTAGCCGCGGGATTCTACGCAGATGTCGACTGTGTCACGTTCCCCGAGAATTTCGTGCTCACGCTTAGGGTCGTGTTTGATGACGCTTCTGAAGCGAAAATCGGTACTGTGAGAGGTCGCCGGTCGCACCCGCTCCCGAACCACGCCCCGGCGATTCAGCCGATTGCCGTGTACGGCTCCGGAAGGAGTGGGACGACCCTGCTTATGCGTTATCTGCTGAACCATCCGCAGGTTGTCGCCCACAACGCATATCCGTATGAAATACGGATGATGAGCTATCAATTTCATGCAATGTCTATAATGAAGTCGCGCGCTGACCATGAGCGGTCAGCCCATCCAGATCACTTCACTGACAGCGAGTACTCGATTGGATTCAATCCGTACTATTCGCCCGGAGCGTACGGCGAAACCGTCGCGCGGTGGTTTGGCGGCGAGTACATTACGGAACTCGCTAAATTCTGCACGCGGTCGATCGAGAGTTTCTACAAGACACTGGCAGCCGCGCAGGACAAGCCTGGAGCCGAATACTTTGCTGAAAAGGTGCAGCCGTTTGCTGGAAGAGACCTACAGTGGACACTCTACCCGGATTCGCGCGCCCTCTTGATTGTGCGCGATCCGCGTGATCGTCACTGCTCAGTGTCAGCATTCAACAAAAAACGCGGTCAAACCGGCTTCGGCTATGAACGCGGACTGTCTGAGGAACAGTTTGTCGAACGCACTTACAATTTCTTCAAGTTCGAACTTGCGGCCTTAGCACGCCGGCCCCAGCAGGTCAAACTCGTTCGGTATGAGGACCTGATCCTGAAGCCGGAGGAGACTGTGTCCGGGATCCTAGCGCATCTGCGGCTTGATTCGCGGCCCGCGTGCATCAGGCAGGTGATCGCAGCTACGGGCGAAGCAGACCCCAGGCTCCAGGAGCATAGGACATCCGAAGAGGGGCGCTCCATTGGCCGATGGAAGTCCGATCTTGACCCGAAGATTGCCCGGTATTACGCGCAGTGCTTCGGCGGCGTGATGGCGGAACTGGGATACGAGTTCTGA
- a CDS encoding sulfotransferase family 2 domain-containing protein, whose protein sequence is MTKSSGEIVLADNDLKLFFCHIPKTAGMTLRGILENHFHEDEILKFDQWPDLPASMTLADLNRFRLIRGHFRLSSIMSLVDPAPLAITMLRHPVDRIVSAYKHIRQSPLHPQHEQIGGAACTLDQFLSRIRPAEDYSNLQVSYLSAPPPAVRATSDASLPARDIVRDPEPDGGALDRAKEALDDLGFFGITERFADSMAMLGSRLGWEPLTKYEDQNKAKSDSDDRITRAALDRVMEANQLDLELYTYASKRFEERYSEFVHGLLWKEYADKRNTSPRPERIDLIFDGAIHGYGWRNREMQPQGRFFRWTGPGACASLHFAVQLSDQMEVKIGLVHVVAHELLDHLIIKVNGQEVAYGGWYDEGQKLTILKAEFPGALLNEGDFVSVVEFCVPSALRPIDVVPGSRDTRKLGIAVAWVSIAPVSD, encoded by the coding sequence GTGACCAAATCCTCTGGAGAAATTGTGTTGGCTGACAATGACCTGAAATTGTTTTTTTGCCATATCCCTAAAACAGCAGGAATGACATTGAGGGGGATCCTCGAGAACCACTTCCACGAGGACGAGATCTTGAAGTTCGATCAATGGCCGGATCTTCCGGCGTCAATGACCCTCGCAGACCTCAATCGCTTCCGGCTGATTCGAGGCCACTTTCGATTGTCTTCGATCATGAGTTTAGTTGATCCGGCTCCTCTGGCAATAACGATGCTGCGCCATCCGGTCGACCGCATCGTGTCTGCATACAAGCACATCAGGCAATCGCCTTTGCATCCTCAGCACGAACAAATTGGTGGCGCGGCGTGTACGCTGGACCAGTTTCTTTCACGAATACGACCTGCGGAGGATTACTCGAACCTTCAGGTTTCGTATCTTTCGGCACCTCCTCCGGCAGTACGGGCTACCAGTGATGCGTCCTTGCCAGCCAGAGACATCGTTCGCGATCCTGAACCCGATGGTGGCGCGCTAGATCGTGCAAAGGAGGCGCTTGACGACCTGGGGTTCTTTGGGATCACCGAACGCTTTGCGGACAGCATGGCCATGTTAGGCTCTAGGCTCGGCTGGGAGCCCTTGACCAAGTACGAAGATCAGAACAAAGCGAAATCCGATTCCGATGATCGGATTACCCGCGCAGCTTTGGACAGAGTGATGGAAGCCAACCAGCTGGACCTTGAACTGTATACCTATGCTTCAAAGCGTTTTGAGGAGCGTTACAGTGAGTTTGTGCATGGGCTTCTATGGAAAGAATATGCCGACAAACGCAATACCAGTCCGCGTCCAGAGCGGATTGACTTGATATTCGACGGGGCGATACACGGGTACGGTTGGCGGAACAGGGAGATGCAGCCCCAAGGGCGCTTTTTCCGTTGGACGGGGCCCGGCGCCTGTGCATCGTTACATTTCGCCGTCCAGCTATCAGATCAAATGGAAGTGAAGATCGGACTGGTCCATGTGGTCGCGCATGAACTGCTGGATCACTTGATCATCAAGGTCAATGGACAGGAAGTTGCGTATGGCGGTTGGTATGACGAGGGCCAGAAGCTGACGATTCTGAAAGCGGAATTTCCGGGGGCCTTGCTGAATGAGGGGGACTTCGTTTCTGTCGTTGAGTTCTGCGTCCCATCCGCCCTGAGACCTATCGACGTCGTACCCGGCAGCCGGGACACAAGAAAGCTTGGGATTGCGGTTGCGTGGGTCAGCATTGCACCGGTTAGTGATTGA
- a CDS encoding glycosyltransferase — protein sequence MGESGHSQAQGPVTVLQAYIQRQAKIVDVYRRELDRLQSTVDNGTQQVEPETGDTRQESFWSVLAELSELQLRAESLSGQLAALKTTHDDVQAELAEINYLRPLHHALIARGEDSAPQPAEAEAFVGRALRSREVERELQNARVYIASLEQALNDKAKDLNDSNAQLSTIQHSLAFRALVKPVWRIRRLLLPEGSRRAAWLGRLRGKDAQPVETDSASPAFEPQPSSPAIPAAVRSIEAVKPAVTDSRSVPAGLPPLKVAEDSDVVFTIISKNYLASARVLMRSIRALHPTLSLVTVLVDEIDGSFEPDHEPFQVLLASELGIPRWRHFSMKYDIMELNTAVKPYAIQVLMEKHKAKRVIYFDPDIQVFSRLDTIFELLDVNLCVLTPHITAPLNDEFSPSELDFLRVGTYNLGFFAVSRTSDWRNLLRWWEQRLYENCTREVERGLFVDQHWMDLVPSLFAPVHILRDPGYNVAYWNLATREMAVDSAGGFTVNGTKLVFFHYSGFSVSNLERVSKHQNRLSFDNLNAAARRCFTEYRQQLLEAGVEDTSAYPYAYGRFQNGLPVTDSLRICLRHADSKGEIWADPYVTGKGSFLEWATQPGSVPPFSLLSPYALTLYKSRADLKTAFPDIMDSAEYAYAEWFVKWADPTDGRIPLYTEPVRRALMTSARPKPAESGATIARKPSALRRLRRAARYYRDYPTKVKPFLLPEAFTEPSPVFTGPTNTYGQIRNLLLRTGLLRRAKRLIGLRLILSAREYFSTTPEIHGFRADREGRSHFERPDSATGAAAPVPITYGVTVVGYLRAETGVGQIARNIIACLQDVDFAVNGYLLDAGNAYRQQDGSVDAARERADRYVQIFNVNADQSHLVYHSLGPAFYARHFNIGYWFWELAEFPDVWQSAFDLYDEIWVASKFVHDAIQPKTTKPVRIVPVSISVLLPEHTSRAQLGLQEDQFLVLFVFDALSVVERKNPWAVIRAFETAFTAQERAESVRLVLKVTNLDRAPEAARLRVEVQRVNGILIETYLDRLEINALISHCDVYISLHRSEGYGLTMAEAMYLGKPVVATGYSGNVDFMNEENSYLVPFKLQELGAPYPPYEAHQLWADPDQNTAAKLLRHIYEHPEEARLKGQIAAQHIRKHYNIQTRGHEIAQQLARILADNSYMIEDRESVHDPEGG from the coding sequence ATGGGTGAATCTGGACATAGTCAGGCGCAGGGTCCGGTGACGGTGCTTCAGGCATACATCCAACGGCAAGCGAAGATCGTTGACGTTTATCGTCGGGAACTGGATCGACTGCAGAGCACTGTGGACAACGGGACCCAACAGGTTGAGCCTGAAACTGGCGATACCAGGCAAGAGTCATTCTGGTCGGTGCTGGCCGAACTCTCCGAACTGCAGTTGAGGGCGGAGTCACTATCCGGACAGTTGGCGGCGCTCAAAACCACGCATGACGATGTTCAGGCGGAGCTCGCGGAAATTAACTACCTGCGGCCGTTGCACCATGCGCTTATTGCGCGCGGTGAAGATTCAGCTCCGCAGCCTGCCGAGGCCGAAGCTTTCGTCGGTCGTGCTCTACGGTCCAGAGAAGTGGAACGTGAGCTCCAAAACGCCCGCGTTTACATCGCGTCACTGGAGCAGGCGCTAAACGACAAAGCTAAGGATCTCAACGACTCGAATGCCCAGCTTTCAACGATCCAGCACTCGCTTGCATTCAGGGCATTGGTGAAGCCTGTCTGGCGTATTCGCCGGTTGCTGCTGCCGGAAGGATCACGGCGCGCGGCCTGGTTGGGTCGACTACGCGGGAAGGACGCTCAGCCTGTCGAAACCGATTCTGCTTCGCCAGCGTTTGAACCGCAGCCGTCTTCCCCTGCAATTCCCGCTGCAGTTCGGAGCATCGAAGCAGTAAAGCCTGCCGTAACAGACAGCCGTAGCGTCCCAGCCGGTCTGCCGCCGCTCAAGGTCGCCGAAGACTCGGATGTGGTCTTCACAATCATCTCCAAGAACTATCTTGCCAGCGCCCGCGTCCTGATGCGCTCGATCCGTGCGCTGCACCCCACGCTTTCGCTGGTTACAGTTCTCGTGGATGAGATTGACGGCAGTTTCGAGCCCGATCACGAGCCATTTCAGGTGCTGCTGGCGTCTGAACTGGGGATCCCGCGTTGGCGGCACTTCTCCATGAAGTACGACATCATGGAGCTAAACACGGCTGTGAAGCCGTACGCCATCCAGGTGCTGATGGAGAAGCACAAGGCCAAACGAGTCATTTATTTCGATCCCGACATTCAGGTCTTTAGCCGTCTCGATACGATTTTCGAGCTGCTCGATGTGAACCTATGCGTCCTGACGCCACATATCACTGCTCCGCTCAACGATGAATTTAGCCCGTCGGAACTGGACTTTCTGCGGGTCGGTACCTACAACCTCGGCTTCTTCGCGGTTTCAAGGACGAGCGATTGGCGGAACCTGCTGCGATGGTGGGAACAACGGCTGTATGAGAACTGCACCCGTGAGGTGGAGCGTGGACTGTTTGTCGACCAGCACTGGATGGATCTGGTGCCCAGCCTGTTCGCGCCGGTCCATATCCTGCGCGATCCGGGATATAACGTTGCGTACTGGAACCTGGCAACCCGCGAGATGGCTGTTGACAGCGCCGGCGGATTCACCGTCAACGGTACGAAACTGGTGTTCTTCCATTACAGCGGATTTTCGGTCAGCAATCTCGAACGCGTATCGAAACACCAGAACCGACTGAGCTTCGATAATCTCAACGCGGCGGCCCGGCGCTGTTTCACAGAGTATCGCCAGCAGCTGCTGGAGGCCGGAGTCGAGGACACAAGCGCATATCCTTACGCTTATGGCCGGTTTCAGAATGGGCTGCCAGTAACCGACTCCCTGCGGATTTGCCTGCGCCACGCCGACAGCAAAGGCGAAATTTGGGCTGATCCCTATGTGACGGGCAAAGGAAGTTTCCTGGAGTGGGCCACGCAGCCTGGTTCGGTCCCCCCGTTTTCGCTTCTGTCGCCGTATGCGCTCACGCTGTACAAGTCCCGCGCCGATCTAAAGACTGCGTTTCCGGACATCATGGACAGCGCTGAGTATGCCTATGCGGAATGGTTTGTTAAATGGGCTGACCCCACCGATGGCCGGATTCCGTTGTATACGGAGCCTGTTCGACGCGCCCTGATGACAAGCGCGCGTCCCAAGCCGGCGGAGAGCGGTGCCACTATCGCCAGGAAACCCTCGGCGCTGCGGAGGCTGCGCCGGGCCGCGCGCTACTACCGCGATTACCCGACCAAAGTGAAGCCGTTCCTGCTACCAGAGGCGTTCACCGAGCCTTCGCCGGTGTTTACAGGACCGACGAACACCTACGGTCAGATCAGAAACCTGCTGCTTCGAACGGGACTGCTGAGACGCGCAAAGCGATTGATCGGGCTGCGGCTCATTCTCTCGGCGCGGGAATACTTCAGTACGACACCTGAAATTCACGGTTTCCGCGCTGACCGCGAAGGACGCTCACATTTTGAGAGGCCAGACTCTGCGACCGGGGCCGCAGCCCCTGTGCCGATCACTTATGGTGTGACTGTCGTGGGATACCTTCGGGCGGAGACGGGGGTGGGGCAAATCGCGCGCAATATCATCGCGTGCCTTCAGGACGTGGATTTTGCGGTGAACGGGTATCTGCTCGATGCGGGAAATGCCTACCGGCAGCAGGACGGGAGCGTGGACGCTGCCCGTGAGCGCGCCGACCGCTATGTTCAGATCTTCAACGTTAACGCGGATCAGTCGCATCTGGTCTACCATTCACTCGGTCCGGCCTTTTATGCACGGCACTTCAACATCGGCTACTGGTTCTGGGAACTCGCGGAGTTTCCGGACGTCTGGCAGAGCGCGTTCGACCTGTATGACGAAATCTGGGTGGCTTCCAAGTTCGTGCACGACGCCATCCAGCCTAAAACGACGAAACCTGTTCGTATCGTGCCTGTCTCGATTTCGGTTCTACTGCCTGAACATACCAGCCGGGCTCAACTCGGTTTGCAGGAGGATCAGTTCCTTGTGCTGTTCGTTTTTGACGCACTGAGCGTGGTCGAGCGGAAGAACCCGTGGGCCGTCATTCGAGCGTTTGAGACTGCTTTCACGGCCCAGGAACGCGCGGAGTCCGTGCGACTTGTGCTCAAGGTGACGAATCTCGACCGCGCGCCCGAAGCTGCCCGGCTGCGCGTCGAAGTGCAGAGAGTCAACGGCATCCTGATCGAGACCTATCTGGACCGGCTTGAAATCAACGCGCTGATCTCGCACTGCGACGTGTACATCTCACTGCACCGTTCCGAAGGGTACGGGCTAACGATGGCGGAAGCTATGTATCTTGGCAAGCCAGTGGTTGCCACGGGCTATTCGGGAAATGTCGACTTCATGAATGAGGAAAACAGCTATCTTGTCCCGTTCAAGCTGCAGGAACTCGGCGCGCCGTATCCACCCTACGAAGCACATCAATTGTGGGCCGACCCTGATCAGAATACCGCTGCAAAGCTCCTGCGTCACATCTATGAGCACCCCGAAGAAGCCCGTCTGAAAGGTCAAATCGCCGCACAGCATATCCGCAAGCACTACAATATCCAGACGCGAGGCCATGAGATTGCCCAACAGTTGGCGCGGATCCTGGCGGATAATTCCTACATGATCGAGGATCGCGAGAGCGTCCACGATCCGGAAGGGGGATAA
- a CDS encoding OsmC family protein, whose product MSTISVRLDEGYKTSICIRNHTVIADEHIQDGGTDIGPTPMEMLLGTAGACVAVTTKAYALRKGWPLEGVSVELEMERVRREDDPTFSGDAPFFHRIHEHIHFDGPLTDEQKARLMVIAGKCPVHATLANPVFFDQQLVETEPLTPQG is encoded by the coding sequence GTGTCGACTATTTCCGTGCGTCTTGATGAGGGTTACAAGACATCGATCTGTATCCGCAACCATACCGTGATTGCCGACGAGCACATTCAGGACGGCGGCACCGATATTGGCCCCACTCCGATGGAGATGCTGCTTGGTACGGCAGGCGCGTGTGTTGCCGTCACGACAAAAGCCTATGCGTTACGCAAAGGCTGGCCGCTTGAAGGGGTGTCCGTTGAATTAGAGATGGAACGTGTCCGGCGCGAAGACGATCCCACGTTTAGCGGAGACGCGCCGTTTTTCCACCGGATCCACGAGCACATCCATTTCGATGGACCGCTTACGGACGAACAGAAAGCGCGGCTGATGGTCATCGCGGGAAAGTGCCCGGTACACGCGACGCTGGCTAACCCGGTCTTTTTCGACCAACAGCTTGTGGAAACCGAGCCTCTCACGCCGCAGGGTTAA
- a CDS encoding putative N-acetylmannosamine-6-phosphate 2-epimerase, with amino-acid sequence MAGFDSFIPPRSIIVSCQAETGTPTDDVGMITAFAKSAAMGGAAGLRLAGAEHIKAVRAVSDLPIIGIHKDYRPDALVLITGDSRYVAPLVSAGAQIVAFDATRRERPSTLTEIVDAIHAAGALALADLRQTDDIDAALSAGADALATTLSVWDLPDYVPDIAFIEGIARRWSGPIIAEGNFWSPEDVRRALDTGAHAVVIGSAITRPWKITEYYVRAAKR; translated from the coding sequence ATGGCAGGGTTTGATTCATTCATTCCTCCGCGCAGTATCATCGTCTCGTGTCAGGCGGAAACCGGTACGCCAACCGATGATGTCGGCATGATTACCGCATTTGCCAAATCAGCGGCCATGGGCGGCGCGGCTGGTCTGCGGCTGGCTGGCGCGGAGCACATCAAGGCCGTCCGCGCCGTGTCGGACTTGCCGATCATCGGAATTCACAAGGACTACCGTCCAGATGCGCTGGTGTTGATCACAGGAGACAGCCGCTATGTCGCGCCGCTGGTTTCGGCGGGCGCGCAGATCGTGGCCTTTGATGCGACCCGGCGCGAACGACCCTCGACACTGACCGAAATCGTGGACGCGATCCATGCCGCCGGCGCTCTTGCTCTGGCTGACCTGCGTCAGACAGACGATATCGACGCCGCCCTTAGCGCGGGCGCGGATGCGCTGGCGACCACGCTGTCGGTCTGGGACTTGCCCGATTATGTGCCGGATATCGCCTTCATAGAGGGGATCGCGCGGCGCTGGAGCGGACCGATCATTGCCGAGGGCAATTTCTGGTCACCGGAGGACGTGCGCCGAGCCCTAGATACAGGCGCCCACGCGGTTGTCATCGGATCTGCCATCACCCGTCCATGGAAGATCACGGAATACTATGTCCGCGCCGCAAAACGCTAA